The Sesamum indicum cultivar Zhongzhi No. 13 linkage group LG6, S_indicum_v1.0, whole genome shotgun sequence genome has a segment encoding these proteins:
- the LOC105163872 gene encoding uncharacterized protein LOC105163872 isoform X1 — MLPRSLLRATTAAAPMRQSQWQLPICRSMATKVKKPVSPTKGKKPQAKFDPKDKKPEEMQAANPEFSLKEEAELRRRQLAEDEKNPALDVGPNGRPLFTSKSSLSLLTKDDTNTYFKFSMEELKEVLPEGLPMGMMKEFEESSRTALLVRQCFIDLRDNFRRAADPSLVVNSKAPKARKQIVLDGLVSCGKSIALAMLVHWARKEGWLVLYVPKGWDWTHGGLFYKNPQTGMWDTPVQAANILQDFLKYNKSCLQGLKCNIHDPIPLGEGAGVGWPKGSDKMPVSEETTLYQLVEAGLNNTHAAVGVLVRLRRELSKVTSMPVLIAVDQYNSWFTFTDYEEPVTVRSCRPVHARELATVNAFRSMMHEDMMVGAFSHSTAVGKLREELPDVPADARIHLPRYSVDEADTVCHYYLRQRLVKRDAFSEENWKKIFFLSNGNGTEMRYLVPFMR, encoded by the exons atgctCCCCCGATCGCTCCTCCGAGCAACCACCGCCGCAGCGCCAATGAGACAATCGCAGTGGCAGCTCCCCATTTGCCGGAGCATGGCTACGAAAGTCAAGAAACCAGTCAGCCCTACCAAAGGAAAGAAACCCCAAGCGAAATTCGATCCCAAGGACAAGAAGCCTGAAGAAATGCAGGCGGCGAACCCAGAATTTTCTCTCAAAGAAGAGGCGGAGCTCCGTCGTCGTCAGCTAGCGGAGGATGAGAAGAACCCCGCTCTTGACGTGGGCCCCAATGGGCGCCCTCTCTTCACCTCTaaatcttctctctctttgcTTACGAAAGACGATACTAACACTTACTTCAAGTTCAG taTGGAGGAGTTAAAAGAGGTGTTGCCAGAAGGCTTGCCAATGGGAATGATGAAGGAATTTGAGGAATCCAGCAGGACTGCTTTGCTGGTGCGACAATGTTTCATAGACCTCCGTGATAATTTCAGACGAGCTGCTGATCCTTCTTTGGTGGTTAATTCTAAAG CTCCCAAAGCTAGAAAGCAAATTGTATTAGATGGTCTCGTAAGTTGTGGGAAGAGTATTGCACTTGCGATGCTTGTTCACTGGGCCCGCAAGGAAGGTTGGCTTGTTCTATATGTCCCTAAAGGTTGGGACTGGACGCATGGTGGATTATTCTATAAAAATCCTCAGACAGGTATGTGGGATACCCCAGTGCAGGCTGCAAACATTCTGCAA GATTTTTTGAAGTACAACAAGTCTTGTTTGCAAGGTTTAAAGTGCAATATACACGATCCAATTCCATTGGGAGAGGGTGCTGGCGTTGGGTGGCCGAAGGGTAGTGATAAGATGCCAGTTTCCGAAGAGACAACTCTTTATCAACTTGTTGAGGCTGGACTCAATAACACACATGCTGCTGTTGGAGTGCTAGTTCGATTGAGGAGGGAATTATCAAAAGTGACAAGTATGCCTGTCCTTATTGCAGTTGATCAA TATAACAGTTGGTTTACATTCACTGATTACGAGGAACCAGTAACAGTTCGTTCTTGCCGACCCGTTCATGCTAGAGAACTCGCTACT GTTAACGCATTTAGGTCAATGATGCACGAGGATATGATGGTGGGTGCCTTTTCTCATTCAACTGCAGTAGGAAAATTGCGTGAAGAATTGCCGGATGTTCCCGCTGATGCTCGAATCCATTTGCCACGATACAGTGTGGATGAAGCTGATACCGTCTGCCACTACTATCTCAG GCAAAGACTAGTGAAACGTGATGCATTTTCGGAGGAAAATTGGAAGAAGATTTTCTTCTTGTCTAATGGAAATGGAACAGAGATGAGATACTTAGTTCCTTTCATGCGATGA
- the LOC105163872 gene encoding uncharacterized protein LOC105163872 isoform X2 — translation MLPRSLLRATTAAAPMRQSQWQLPICRSMATKVKKPVSPTKGKKPQAKFDPKDKKPEEMQAANPEFSLKEEAELRRRQLAEDEKNPALDVGPNGRPLFTSKSSLSLLTKDDTNTYFKFSMEELKEVLPEGLPMGMMKEFEESSRTALLVRQCFIDLRDNFRRAADPSLVVNSKAPKARKQIVLDGLVSCGKSIALAMLVHWARKEGWLVLYVPKGWDWTHGGLFYKNPQTGMWDTPVQAANILQDFLKYNKSCLQGLKCNIHDPIPLGEGAGVGWPKGSDKMPVSEETTLYQLVEAGLNNTHAAVGVLVRLRRELSKVTSMPVLIAVDQYNSWFTFTDYEEPVTVRSCRPVHARELATVNAFRSMMHEDMMVGAFSHSTAVGKLREELPDVPADARIHLPRYSVDEADTVCHYYLSSPHSLKP, via the exons atgctCCCCCGATCGCTCCTCCGAGCAACCACCGCCGCAGCGCCAATGAGACAATCGCAGTGGCAGCTCCCCATTTGCCGGAGCATGGCTACGAAAGTCAAGAAACCAGTCAGCCCTACCAAAGGAAAGAAACCCCAAGCGAAATTCGATCCCAAGGACAAGAAGCCTGAAGAAATGCAGGCGGCGAACCCAGAATTTTCTCTCAAAGAAGAGGCGGAGCTCCGTCGTCGTCAGCTAGCGGAGGATGAGAAGAACCCCGCTCTTGACGTGGGCCCCAATGGGCGCCCTCTCTTCACCTCTaaatcttctctctctttgcTTACGAAAGACGATACTAACACTTACTTCAAGTTCAG taTGGAGGAGTTAAAAGAGGTGTTGCCAGAAGGCTTGCCAATGGGAATGATGAAGGAATTTGAGGAATCCAGCAGGACTGCTTTGCTGGTGCGACAATGTTTCATAGACCTCCGTGATAATTTCAGACGAGCTGCTGATCCTTCTTTGGTGGTTAATTCTAAAG CTCCCAAAGCTAGAAAGCAAATTGTATTAGATGGTCTCGTAAGTTGTGGGAAGAGTATTGCACTTGCGATGCTTGTTCACTGGGCCCGCAAGGAAGGTTGGCTTGTTCTATATGTCCCTAAAGGTTGGGACTGGACGCATGGTGGATTATTCTATAAAAATCCTCAGACAGGTATGTGGGATACCCCAGTGCAGGCTGCAAACATTCTGCAA GATTTTTTGAAGTACAACAAGTCTTGTTTGCAAGGTTTAAAGTGCAATATACACGATCCAATTCCATTGGGAGAGGGTGCTGGCGTTGGGTGGCCGAAGGGTAGTGATAAGATGCCAGTTTCCGAAGAGACAACTCTTTATCAACTTGTTGAGGCTGGACTCAATAACACACATGCTGCTGTTGGAGTGCTAGTTCGATTGAGGAGGGAATTATCAAAAGTGACAAGTATGCCTGTCCTTATTGCAGTTGATCAA TATAACAGTTGGTTTACATTCACTGATTACGAGGAACCAGTAACAGTTCGTTCTTGCCGACCCGTTCATGCTAGAGAACTCGCTACT GTTAACGCATTTAGGTCAATGATGCACGAGGATATGATGGTGGGTGCCTTTTCTCATTCAACTGCAGTAGGAAAATTGCGTGAAGAATTGCCGGATGTTCCCGCTGATGCTCGAATCCATTTGCCACGATACAGTGTGGATGAAGCTGATACCGTCTGCCACTACTATCTCAG TTCTCCTCATTCTCTGAAACCTTAG